The genomic segment ACTGATTCATTCAGCTGTGATGCGAGCAACCTATCTAATACTTTCCAATCAATGAACTCTCCCCTGCAATCATGTCTTTCGTCACCATGGTCCTCATTAGCCACAATACTAGGTTCAAAGCATTCCTTCACAGCTAAATTTGTTGGTAGACTTGGACTACCAAGTGGTGGAATCTCAAGGGCATGATTAAGGTGGGTCTGTCCACATCCAAGCTCCATCTCACATCCAAATGACTGCTCATGAAAAGTTTGTGCTGCAATCGAGTTCACCAGATGAGCAGTCATACAAGCATCGGAAAGCGCTTCTACTCCAGAGCAGTTATGATCTCCAATGTAGTATCGAGGATTGTAAGTGTCTAAGCATGGCCTCTGATtggtattttgttttttaaatgcTCGGCATACAACCCATCCTTCCTCCTGTAATCCAAAGAATGTACATGAAGTTGAATTGAGTATTAAAAGAACTTCAAAGATTAATATAACTAAGAGCAGTTGTATTCTTGTGCACATAAGTTCAACATAagtgttagtataattttaggatAATTCTGTATcaatcaatattatttttttttgttagcatgatcTTATTAGAATGATTTTAGAAATCACATAATAATTTGTATCAGAGAGTAATATTTTTCTCTGTTAGTATGATCTTATATCAGCTTATATTATTATTCTTATATGAAGTGATAGAATAGAGatataatatttcttttttttttgtttttctcttcttctacaAATCTTTTAACAATAAGCAAGGAACTTGAGATTTAATTCTTTATCAAGCTTATATTAACATCATCAAGTATCAATATGGATTGGTTAACTTGCCTGAGGGGGACCATTTTCGCTTGACTGAAGGCGGTATTCATGCATGATCCAATCTGTTTTCCTGCCATTAGGTGCACGGCCTTCATAAAACACAAGAGTTTTCCTCATTCCTATAATTCCATATTTTGAAATCACAGCCTTGTCCCGTCCTGTAGCCTTCCAAAATCCAGCAGTGGTGGCCCTATTAGTGCGTGTTCCACTTGGATACTTCTTATCTTTATGGCTAAAGAAGTACCACTCGTTCTGCTCCTCATAGCCAAGTTTGCACCTGTCTGTTAGACTAGAAGATGGCAATTACGTAGGTGTTCAATTAGGCATGCATATGATCTTTCGATGTTAAAGTTACCAACCTTGCAGATCCCAGGGTTCTATTCTGTAGAGGTCTATATCTGTAATGACCTCCAGATCAATCTTTTGGGAGGAAACTTTTCTTGCGAGGTAGTATCCCACAAGTTCTTCTTCTGTGGGATGGAATCTGAACCCTGGTGGGATACAAGACTCCACTTCCATGGTCAAGTGACCTGAAAGCACAAGAACTGTAGTTAGATGTAGATGGTGATGCGGACCCAACATGACTTCACACCTAATGCTGAGAATACTAGATTCTTAAGATCCATGTGGTATATAAAATTATTGGAACGAGACAGCCTTAATGCTCCATACTCTTGAgctaagcccaaaaataaaccTTTCATAGATTGTTAGATCTGCTGACTCTCAACTGTACTGTACATTGGATCATCAACTGCATGGGTGGTGGAAGATACATGATTCTTTAATAAGTTTTATGTTATTTTAGGTACCTATCAGACATCCTCAAGCACACGCTATAGAAGCCTTGGTAAAAGGTAGACAGGAAAATTGACTTTTGAGCTGCAGTCATGTCCATGTTCCTTTGAGTGCGCTCCATGGTTGGGATCAATGCTTTCACACAGCAACTCCCTCcacactcctttttttttttgagaaaaataataataaagaaagagataaagacCTCATCCACTGTTTAGATGCCAGGCAAAAAGAAGAAACACACTCATTCTCCGATTCATCTTCATTCTCCACAAAAACCAACAAGCACGCACTCATTGAAGGATACAACTAACCAAATATAgaacaagaaagaaggaaaaacatGTTAAAACAAATCCACATGGAACCCAAGGATCCATTACCATGCATTCCAAGTGCCCTACTTCTCTTCCCAGTTCCCCTTCCTGTCTTTAACTTTGAAACACAGGGAAGATGGTAACACATCCTCATGCACGAAGCTACATATCTTAGCATGCACTAAAGATGGCATTACTCACCCAAAAAGGTGGTCTCGCTGCCCCAACGTAATTGCACTCTCACGGGAGgcgaggagggagagggaggtgtTTGTTTAGAGGAGTGTGTGCTGTATCGTACTTGGTTTATAAGAGTACAGTATGTGCGTGGAGAAATCCAAAGGTTTATAATGTGGGAGGAAGGAGATGTCGAACGAAATATATAGAAATACATGGGAATGAGAAGAAAGGGACAGAGGGTACATAGCCATCGATTGCGCGTGGGGTGGCAGAGAAAGAGAATGAGAGAGGACGGAGAGTGATTTGGACGGCGGGACTATGAAAAGAACCCCTCTCTCCACCACCtcattctctctcgatctcccCATATAGAAAGCGGCTCCAGGCTAGCTACTGTACTGCCGACCATGCCAAGTGTCCATACCACTGTGCTGCCACCCAGAAGGAATCTTGTATTATACCACCAatcatttttgttcttctatttcttattatctctttctctctctgaaaTATATAGTCTGTGTATGATTAGCCATATAAAATGTCATCCAATTAGCTACACTAGTAGCTTTccagtatatatatattacctcACGCCAATAATCCTGGACAATAAGATGGTGTCTATCTTCTGTGGATGGTGAGCTTAAAAGCTACCTGATAGTTGTTAAAGAATCACCCTCTGAGCAAATATGTGAGACTCTTAAaatatctgaagcatatattagCCCTTTCCATATAGCATGCAGTTTTGCTATTGAAATCATAGTATCATAAACCTTGACACTACCAATAGTTATAAAGTGCCACTGGCACTTCTACTAACAAAACCTAATCCATCAAAGGCACTTCTCTCTTATTATACACTGTTGTTGAAATTAATCTTGAGGAAATAGAGAGTGGTGGCTTCCAGAAAAAATATGTTACCTGTAAAATTACAGAATCTGCATGGAAGAAGCCACATATTTTTTTCTGCCGTCAAATATTAATTCCTTTAGAGCAATCACTTGAGTTTAGGATACTCTAAAAAGAATTACTCTTAACACTTCGACTCATGCCTTTGGAAATAGGGTCATTATttgccaactctctctctctctctctctctctctctctctctctctctctctcaaaagaattaagttttctaatttggcgAGTAGTAGGATCTAAGCTAACTCTTTTCCATCCTGCCTCTCGCTCTTCTCAGGCTTTGGAAAGTTGACAGGAACTGTCTTAGAAACTAAGACACCTATATGGTTGCACCACAAGGACCTAAAAAAGGCCTTCCTCTTTTGCTCTTGTAGGCAAATTTGTTCTGCTAGCCAGGCCACCCACCACCCATTCATTAAAATATGAAAGCCCTAGGTAGGCAGTGCAAGTCTAGGTGGACAAGCCAATGGCAACTATTTTGGACACGAGTAGAAGCTCCTATCCACAACGACTAGAGTTTTATAGTGCAGTGTGTCGCTAAAGATTTAAACCGAGTGTCATGCTATAACGGCCTTTGTTTGTTTCTCattaatctcttttaactaaataAACTGCTCGACTTTCATATAAAATAAGATGTGGATGGTGCTAGATTAGCCGCCACATAAATCTCTCTCTCGTTTGgctttttagttttttctttgttttatgGTGGGCAGTGCAGGTTTGTTGAGGTAGGCCACAAGGCTTCCCTTCCAACAGTGACGTTTCTCCTGCATGCCAGTTTATTTTAGCTGGAAAATTTTCCCTCAGAGGAGGATGAAACATACTGGATTACCGACCTGAAGGCTACATATATGCCTACTATAGGTCCGGAAACTatgcatgtcatattttaataatcacaatatatatagtgTTTTTAATTAGCGTCCAAGTGACAGGCTAACAGCCTAGTCAGTGAAGTCTTTGAACTCTTCAGAGCTCAGACAGCAACATCACTACAAAGTGGAGCagcaaaatatttgttttattgtactgaaaatcattaagaaattgCAATTTTGCATGATTTTGTGTAAATTAATTAGTCATATGAGATGAGCTAGTATTTGGCGTTCAACTATTTATGAAACATGCGATGCATCCCTACAAGTTGAATTCAGAATTGGTGATGCAATAATCCTCCAGAGGTCAAATGCTTTAACCATAGCAAAGATTAATTCTTTGAGTGTATGTATTTAGACAGAAACAAATGTCCGCACACTGTAGTGGAAGAGCAAGAGAGCCATCGACCCTGCAATATGATCTAGTAACTATGATGATCATCTAgtacctctctccctctctatctccacCTACCAAGAAGTTGATGCGGTAGGACCATATAATTTCCAATGAATAAAATCTCCACCAGCGATAGTTCATGAAAAGACCGAGTCAATCGATGATTTACCAAGAAAGCTCTATAACAGTTAGAATAGAGCACCTACAAGTTATCATGAGTCATGGAGAACTAGGATTCCAGCTAATTAAGCCTGGTTTAGAAGTTAGTTTAGACTGTAAATTTTTCAATAAGCTAGCTAAGGTGCAACAAAAAGGATCTTCTTCTTGTTAGGACCTCTCACTCCCCTCAAAACTTGTTCTAGAATGTACAAAGCTATATTCTTGGGGACATCGA from the Phoenix dactylifera cultivar Barhee BC4 chromosome 14, palm_55x_up_171113_PBpolish2nd_filt_p, whole genome shotgun sequence genome contains:
- the LOC103701395 gene encoding NAC domain-containing protein 37-like, which translates into the protein MEVESCIPPGFRFHPTEEELVGYYLARKVSSQKIDLEVITDIDLYRIEPWDLQDRCKLGYEEQNEWYFFSHKDKKYPSGTRTNRATTAGFWKATGRDKAVISKYGIIGMRKTLVFYEGRAPNGRKTDWIMHEYRLQSSENGPPQEEGWVVCRAFKKQNTNQRPCLDTYNPRYYIGDHNCSGVEALSDACMTAHLVNSIAAQTFHEQSFGCEMELGCGQTHLNHALEIPPLGSPSLPTNLAVKECFEPSIVANEDHGDERHDCRGEFIDWKVLDRLLASQLNESVASSNSNVPLNPLDYDIDARNQDHFLSF